One part of the Glycine soja cultivar W05 chromosome 11, ASM419377v2, whole genome shotgun sequence genome encodes these proteins:
- the LOC114373217 gene encoding uncharacterized protein LOC114373217, with the protein MDYDRWSGPSGVPKAYFDDCFETILKPRFYFKINEAGAKRYCKLSMGRKWAANRQSLWNEFNDPTKTRDEIIKNVPIGIDKDQWACFVHYRHKPSTLELCRRNKEIRSKQVIPHTGGSKANPRRRNELLLETGKLPSRGQLYIETHKRKDGSFVNEAAKTIAEQIEVGLTQSIVDESEVSLLDVVGRVLGSCSF; encoded by the exons ATGGATTATGATAGATGGTCTGGACCTTCAGGCGTACCTAAAGCTTATTTTGATGATTGCTTTGAAACAATTTTAAAG cctcgattttattttaagattaatgAAGCTGGTGCAAAACGGTATTGCAAATTGAGTATGGGAAGAAAATGGGCTGCAAATAGGCAAAGCTTATGGAATGAATTCAACGATCCAACCAAAACAAGAgatgaaatcataaaaaatgtgcCGATAGGCATAGATAAAGATCAATGGGCTTGTTTTGTTCATTATCGTCATAAACCATCCACATTG GAACTTTGTAggagaaataaagaaattcgAAGCAAGCAAGTTATTCCACACACTGGTGGATCCAAAGCTAATCctagaagaagaaatgagttg CTGTTAGAAACTGGGAAGCTACCAAGTCGTGGACAATTATATATTGAAACTCATAAAAGGAAAGATGGATCATTTGTAAATGAAGCAGCAAAGACTATAGCG GAACAAATTGAAGTAGGATTGACTCAAAGCATAGTTGATGAATCTGAAGTTTCTCTTCTTGATGTTGTTGGTAGAGTGTTAGG GAGCTGTTCCTTCTAA